The sequence GTCGGGCTCGGTCTCTCGCTGTATCCCATCGCACGCATCACGGTCCTCACGGAAATCTACCCGGAGAACATCGGGAGCGCACTCGGGGTAACGATGGCGACGGGTGACATCGGACAGACGGTCTTCCCGCCCCTCGTCGGTCTGCTCGCAGCGGCCGTCGCCTGGCAACTCGGTCTGGGGATGTTCGTCCCGCTGTTCGTGTTCCTCGCCGCGGTCATCTGGGTCGTCGTTCCCGACCGCGAGTCGACCGATGACTCGGGGTTCTCGGTGGAGACGGCCCGCCAGGTCCTCGCCGAACTCCGGACGACGTCGATGGCACTGGTCACTGTCGTCCTCTTCGTCTACATCCTCGTCTGGCAGTCGTTCACCGGGTTCTACCCGACCTACCTCGTCGAGGTGAAGGGGCTCTCGCCCTCCGTCGCCGGGACCGTGTTCGCGCTGTTCTTCGGCGTCGGCGTCGTGGTGAAACCCGTCTCGGGGGCGGCCTACGACCGCATCGGGATGCGTGGCTCGCTTCTCGCGGTGCTCGTCGGGCCGGTCTTTGGTCTGGGGGCGCTGCCGTTCATCGAGGGGTTCTGGATCATCGTCGGCGTCACCGCACTCGTCAGCACGATGCTCGGGTCGGGGGCCATCACCCAATCGTATCTCGCCGATACGATACCGGCAGATATCCGGGGTACTGGCCTGGGTGTCGTCAGGACGACGGCGGCGACGCTCGGGTCCGCTGGGCCGGTCCTGTTCGGCATCCTGGCCGACCGCGGCTTCTTCGACGAG is a genomic window of Halanaeroarchaeum sp. HSR-CO containing:
- a CDS encoding nitrate/nitrite transporter gives rise to the protein MNALDSVGRSVSALRGDGRGRVLLAVASGWGLLVGTRMSYPVLLPYIREAYGLSLSIAGLLVTTIWLGSALGQLPGGILADRYNERYIMTVALLVVALALSIVVLTGSPIVVFLATGLVGLGLSLYPIARITVLTEIYPENIGSALGVTMATGDIGQTVFPPLVGLLAAAVAWQLGLGMFVPLFVFLAAVIWVVVPDRESTDDSGFSVETARQVLAELRTTSMALVTVVLFVYILVWQSFTGFYPTYLVEVKGLSPSVAGTVFALFFGVGVVVKPVSGAAYDRIGMRGSLLAVLVGPVFGLGALPFIEGFWIIVGVTALVSTMLGSGAITQSYLADTIPADIRGTGLGVVRTTAATLGSAGPVLFGILADRGFFDEGYLVLAALMVLIIVFTLKMPRT